The Pseudomonas azadiae genome contains a region encoding:
- a CDS encoding methyl-accepting chemotaxis protein, protein MSQPRARIASQLGIALAVILAVAIGGSTVFALRSLDAANLATREEHLASEARLLADQLNTFHSTLRESTERLTGLFEKRFSAGLSVRADQQVAVAGVQTPSLYLGSEVLNNNFDKVDEFKQMSGGVATVFVRSGDDFIRVSTSLTKQDGNRAIGTVLDRNGPAYPRVSSGQTYIGRAVLFDRSYMTQYSPVRDASGKVIAVLFIGFDYTDAQNTQFENLKRFRIGQTGSLALLDEQKRWLVPPAGVQTPDQAVPVMLDLAKTPGVGRFWADKSEDFYSVSVPFEGGPWAVVASMPKAEIRSVTWDVGIRLVIGSVLAMLLAVGATVWLLRSKLAPLSDLVRQAEALGAGDLSARLNVSSHDEIGQLARSFNQMGEALSTMVSHIRTAAEQVNSRAQALSGLSGGAYEGMEQQSGEITSMAGAVEEFSATSLNIADNMGATERLAQENAQQTRIGRNSMQEASSSLEHIAAALNSTATVINTLGQRSQEIGGIVGVITSIAEQTNLLALNAAIEAARAGEQGRGFAVVADEVRNLASRTRQATDEISGMIQSIQQETGNAISTMEQGNVLMQEGLSRNADVASALARIDEQSRSAGEQFAAITTATQEQSSTATLLSSNLQSIALANSEQREVVSNLAITAKELETLAAGLRHEVDRFR, encoded by the coding sequence ATGTCTCAACCTCGCGCTCGGATCGCCTCTCAACTCGGGATCGCGCTTGCCGTGATCCTGGCTGTCGCCATTGGTGGCAGCACCGTTTTTGCCCTGCGTTCGCTGGACGCCGCCAACCTCGCTACCCGTGAGGAACACTTGGCCAGCGAGGCGCGACTGCTCGCTGACCAGCTCAATACGTTCCACAGCACGCTGCGTGAGAGCACCGAGCGTCTGACGGGGCTTTTCGAGAAGCGCTTCAGCGCCGGCTTGAGCGTGCGGGCGGACCAGCAAGTCGCCGTCGCCGGTGTACAGACGCCGAGCCTGTACCTGGGCAGCGAGGTCCTCAATAACAACTTCGACAAGGTCGACGAGTTCAAGCAGATGTCCGGTGGCGTGGCCACGGTCTTTGTGCGCAGCGGTGACGACTTCATTCGCGTCAGCACCTCCCTGACCAAGCAGGACGGCAACCGCGCCATCGGCACTGTGCTCGATCGCAATGGGCCGGCGTATCCGCGTGTTTCCAGCGGGCAGACCTACATCGGTCGTGCGGTGCTGTTTGACCGCTCCTACATGACTCAATACAGCCCGGTGCGCGACGCCAGCGGCAAAGTGATTGCGGTGCTGTTCATCGGCTTCGACTACACCGACGCTCAGAACACGCAGTTTGAAAACCTCAAGCGTTTCAGGATCGGCCAGACGGGTTCTCTCGCGTTGCTGGATGAACAAAAACGCTGGCTGGTGCCGCCAGCCGGCGTGCAAACGCCTGACCAGGCGGTCCCGGTGATGCTGGACCTGGCCAAGACCCCGGGCGTGGGCCGCTTCTGGGCTGACAAAAGCGAAGATTTCTATAGCGTTTCGGTCCCTTTCGAAGGCGGGCCCTGGGCCGTGGTAGCCAGCATGCCCAAGGCCGAGATTCGTTCGGTGACCTGGGATGTCGGCATTCGCCTGGTGATCGGCAGCGTGCTCGCAATGCTGTTGGCGGTCGGCGCCACGGTGTGGTTGCTGCGCAGCAAGCTGGCACCGTTGAGCGATCTGGTGCGCCAGGCCGAAGCCTTGGGCGCGGGTGACTTGAGCGCACGCTTGAACGTGTCCAGCCATGACGAAATCGGCCAACTGGCGCGCAGCTTCAACCAGATGGGTGAAGCGTTGTCGACCATGGTCTCGCACATTCGCACGGCGGCCGAACAGGTCAATAGCCGCGCCCAGGCGTTGTCCGGCTTGTCCGGCGGCGCCTATGAAGGCATGGAGCAGCAGTCCGGCGAAATCACCAGCATGGCGGGCGCGGTGGAAGAGTTCAGCGCTACCTCGCTGAACATTGCCGACAACATGGGCGCCACCGAGCGTCTGGCCCAGGAAAACGCCCAGCAAACCCGCATCGGGCGTAACTCGATGCAAGAGGCCTCGTCGTCCCTGGAACACATCGCCGCCGCCCTGAACAGCACCGCTACGGTGATCAACACCCTGGGCCAACGCTCTCAGGAAATCGGCGGTATCGTCGGGGTGATCACCTCGATTGCCGAACAGACCAACTTGCTGGCACTCAACGCCGCCATTGAAGCCGCACGGGCGGGTGAACAAGGACGTGGTTTTGCCGTAGTCGCCGACGAAGTGCGCAACCTGGCCTCGCGCACGCGCCAAGCCACCGATGAAATTTCCGGGATGATCCAGAGCATCCAGCAGGAAACCGGCAACGCCATCAGCACCATGGAGCAGGGCAATGTGTTGATGCAGGAAGGCCTGTCGCGCAACGCCGATGTCGCTTCGGCGCTGGCGCGCATCGACGAGCAAAGCCGCTCGGCCGGCGAGCAGTTCGCCGCGATCACCACCGCCACCCAGGAGCAGAGCAGCACCGCGACCTTGCTCAGCAGCAACCTGCAGAGCATTGCGCTGGCCAACAGCGAACAGCGTGAGGTGGTGTCGAACCTGGCGATTACGGCGAAGGAGCTGGAAACTCTGGCAGCGGGCTTGCGGCATGAAGTAGACCGCTTCCGCTGA
- a CDS encoding YifB family Mg chelatase-like AAA ATPase has translation MSLAIVHSRAQIGVEAPAVTVEVHMANGLPSLTLVGLPETAVKESKDRVRSAILNSALQYPARRITLNLAPADLPKDGGRFDLAIALGILAASVQVPALMLDEVECLGELALSGEVRAVKGVLPAALAARKAGRTVIVPRANAEEACLASGLKVIAVDHLLQVVAHLNGHVPIEPYKSDGLLYLNKPYPDLNEVQGQLAAKRALLIAAAGAHNLLFSGPPGTGKTLLASRLPGLLPPLSEQEALEVAAIQSVVSLAPLSHWPHRPFRQPHHSASGPALVGGGSKPQPGEITLAHHGVLFLDELPEFDRKVLEVLREPLESGHIVISRARDRVSFPARFQLVAAMNPCPCGYLGEPSGRCRCTPEQIQRYRNKLSGPLMDRIDLHLTVAREATALNPAQQAGDNTAKAAAEVAKARERQERRQGCANAFLDLPGLRKHCKLAKVDEGWLESACERLTLSLRAAHRLLKVARTLADLDHVDAITRDHLKEALQYRPAAIT, from the coding sequence ATGTCCCTCGCCATCGTCCATAGCCGCGCCCAGATCGGCGTCGAAGCCCCCGCCGTCACCGTCGAAGTGCATATGGCCAATGGTTTGCCGTCCCTGACACTCGTGGGCCTGCCGGAAACGGCGGTCAAGGAAAGCAAGGACCGCGTGCGCAGTGCCATCCTCAATTCAGCCCTGCAATATCCGGCCCGCCGCATCACGCTCAACCTCGCGCCCGCCGACCTGCCCAAGGACGGCGGGCGTTTTGATTTGGCGATTGCCCTGGGGATCCTGGCGGCCAGCGTCCAGGTGCCGGCGTTGATGCTTGATGAGGTGGAATGCCTGGGTGAGTTGGCGCTGTCCGGCGAGGTGCGGGCGGTCAAAGGTGTGCTGCCTGCCGCGCTGGCGGCGCGCAAGGCCGGGCGCACCGTGATAGTGCCTCGGGCGAATGCCGAGGAAGCGTGCCTGGCGTCGGGGTTGAAGGTGATTGCCGTGGATCACTTGCTGCAGGTCGTTGCGCACCTGAACGGGCATGTGCCGATTGAGCCCTACAAGTCCGATGGCTTGCTGTACCTGAATAAACCTTACCCCGATCTGAATGAGGTCCAGGGCCAGTTGGCGGCCAAGCGCGCATTACTGATCGCTGCGGCGGGGGCGCACAACCTGTTGTTCAGCGGCCCGCCCGGCACCGGCAAGACCTTGCTCGCCAGCCGCCTGCCCGGCCTGCTGCCACCGTTGAGTGAGCAGGAAGCCCTGGAAGTCGCCGCGATACAGTCAGTGGTCAGTCTCGCGCCGCTGAGCCATTGGCCGCACCGGCCGTTTCGCCAGCCACATCACTCGGCATCCGGACCTGCGCTGGTGGGCGGCGGATCAAAGCCGCAACCAGGGGAAATTACCCTGGCCCATCACGGCGTACTGTTTCTGGATGAATTGCCGGAGTTCGACCGCAAGGTGCTGGAGGTGTTGCGCGAACCTTTGGAGTCGGGGCATATCGTGATTTCCCGTGCCCGTGATCGCGTGAGCTTTCCGGCACGCTTCCAACTGGTGGCCGCCATGAACCCCTGCCCTTGCGGCTACCTGGGCGAACCGAGCGGACGTTGTCGCTGTACACCGGAGCAGATTCAGCGCTATCGCAACAAGCTGTCCGGGCCGTTGATGGATCGTATCGACCTGCACCTGACCGTTGCACGGGAAGCCACTGCGTTGAATCCAGCCCAACAGGCTGGCGATAACACCGCAAAGGCCGCAGCAGAGGTGGCCAAGGCCCGGGAACGCCAGGAGCGGCGTCAGGGTTGTGCGAATGCCTTCCTTGATCTGCCCGGGCTGCGCAAGCACTGCAAGCTGGCAAAGGTGGATGAAGGCTGGCTGGAGAGTGCCTGCGAGCGACTGACGTTGTCGTTGCGCGCGGCCCATCGCCTGCTCAAGGTGGCACGTACCCTGGCGGATCTGGATCACGTGGACGCCATCACCCGGGACCATCTCAAGGAGGCTTTGCAATACCGCCCGGCGGCGATCACTTGA
- the glnK gene encoding P-II family nitrogen regulator, giving the protein MKLVTAIIKPFKLDDVRESLSEIGVQGITVTEVKGFGRQKGHTELYRGAEYVVDFLPKVKIDVAIDDKDLDRVIEAITKAANTGKIGDGKIFVVNLEQAIRIRTGETDTDAI; this is encoded by the coding sequence ATGAAGCTAGTCACTGCCATCATCAAGCCGTTCAAGTTGGACGATGTACGCGAGTCGTTGTCCGAGATCGGCGTGCAGGGCATTACCGTTACTGAGGTCAAGGGCTTCGGTCGGCAGAAGGGTCATACCGAGCTGTATCGCGGCGCGGAATACGTGGTCGATTTCCTGCCGAAGGTGAAGATTGATGTCGCCATTGACGACAAGGATCTTGACCGGGTTATCGAGGCGATAACCAAGGCCGCCAACACCGGCAAGATCGGTGACGGCAAGATCTTCGTGGTCAATCTGGAACAGGCTATTCGCATCCGTACCGGCGAAACCGATACCGACGCAATCTAA
- a CDS encoding accessory factor UbiK family protein, whose protein sequence is MLAPKDFLDALSGHASRLFSGETQLPRNEIESQFKALLQSGFSKLDLVSREEFDSQMVVLARTRARLESLEAKVAELEAKLTPTTPE, encoded by the coding sequence ATGCTCGCGCCAAAAGATTTCCTCGACGCCCTGAGCGGCCACGCCTCTCGCTTGTTCAGCGGTGAAACCCAACTGCCCCGCAATGAAATCGAAAGCCAGTTCAAGGCGCTGCTGCAAAGCGGCTTCAGCAAACTCGACCTGGTGAGCCGGGAAGAGTTTGATAGCCAGATGGTAGTGCTTGCGCGCACCCGTGCGCGGTTGGAGAGCCTGGAGGCAAAAGTCGCCGAGCTGGAAGCCAAACTCACACCCACCACCCCTGAATAA
- a CDS encoding NorM family multidrug efflux MATE transporter: protein MIMQHPARTELWAILRLSGPLIASQLAHMLMVLTDTLMMARLSPEALAGGGLGAASYSFVSIFCIGVIAAVGTLVAIRHGAGDIEGATRLTQAGLWLAWLMALAAGLLLWNLEPLLLMFGQTETNVHSAGQFLTILPFALPGYLSFMALRGFTSAIGKATPVMVISLGGTVLNYLLNHALIEGMFGLPKLGLMGIGLVTAIVANGMALALMWYIRSNRSYAAYPLSAGLLRLDTRYLRELWRLGLPIGGTYAVEVGLFAFAALCMGTMGSTQLAAHQIALQIVSVAFMVPAGMSYAVTMRIGQHYGAGQLLHARMAGRVGIGFGAAVMLGFAAVLWLYSDPLIGLLIDHNDPAFHDVIVLAVSLLAVAAWFELFDGVQTIAMGGIRGLKDAKTTFLIGAGCYWLIGAPSAWLMAFTLGWGPTGVWWGLALGLACAAVSLTWAFEAKMKRMIRREPEVQTEVQAMQPH from the coding sequence ATGATCATGCAGCATCCGGCACGTACCGAACTCTGGGCTATTCTGCGGCTGTCAGGGCCGTTGATTGCCTCACAGTTGGCGCACATGCTGATGGTGCTGACCGACACCCTGATGATGGCCCGCCTGAGCCCCGAAGCCTTGGCCGGTGGTGGCCTGGGCGCGGCGAGCTATTCGTTCGTGTCGATTTTCTGCATTGGTGTGATTGCCGCCGTGGGCACGCTGGTTGCCATTCGTCACGGCGCGGGTGATATCGAAGGCGCCACTCGCCTGACTCAGGCCGGGCTGTGGCTGGCTTGGCTGATGGCCTTGGCGGCCGGCCTGCTGCTGTGGAACCTCGAGCCGCTGCTGCTGATGTTTGGCCAAACCGAAACCAACGTGCACTCGGCTGGGCAATTCCTGACGATATTGCCGTTCGCCCTGCCCGGCTACTTGAGTTTCATGGCCCTGCGCGGCTTCACCAGCGCCATTGGCAAAGCCACGCCCGTGATGGTGATCAGCCTCGGCGGTACGGTGCTCAACTACCTGCTCAACCATGCGCTGATCGAGGGCATGTTCGGTCTGCCCAAACTCGGCCTGATGGGCATCGGCCTGGTCACCGCCATCGTCGCCAACGGCATGGCACTGGCGCTGATGTGGTACATCCGCAGCAACCGCAGCTACGCCGCTTACCCACTGAGCGCCGGTTTGCTGCGCCTGGACACCCGGTACCTGCGCGAGCTGTGGCGCCTGGGCCTGCCGATTGGCGGCACCTACGCGGTGGAAGTCGGCCTGTTTGCCTTCGCAGCGTTGTGCATGGGCACCATGGGCAGCACGCAGTTGGCGGCGCATCAGATCGCGCTGCAGATCGTTTCGGTGGCCTTCATGGTGCCGGCGGGGATGTCCTACGCGGTAACCATGCGCATCGGCCAGCATTACGGTGCCGGGCAGCTGCTGCATGCGCGCATGGCCGGGCGCGTCGGTATCGGTTTTGGTGCAGCGGTGATGTTGGGATTTGCCGCCGTGCTGTGGCTTTATTCCGATCCGCTGATAGGACTGCTCATCGACCACAACGACCCGGCGTTCCACGACGTGATCGTCCTGGCCGTCAGCCTGCTCGCCGTGGCCGCCTGGTTCGAGCTGTTCGACGGCGTGCAAACCATCGCCATGGGTGGCATTCGCGGGCTCAAGGACGCCAAGACCACCTTCCTGATCGGTGCGGGCTGCTATTGGTTGATTGGCGCACCGTCGGCCTGGTTGATGGCCTTTACCCTGGGTTGGGGGCCGACCGGCGTCTGGTGGGGCTTGGCCCTGGGCCTGGCATGTGCGGCGGTCAGCCTGACCTGGGCGTTTGAGGCGAAGATGAAGCGGATGATTCGGCGCGAGCCTGAGGTTCAAACTGAAGTTCAGGCCATGCAGCCGCACTAG
- a CDS encoding LysR substrate-binding domain-containing protein, which translates to MSRRLPPLYALRAFEAASRHNSFTRAAQELSITQSAVSRHVRTLEEHFACRLFQRNGRTLQLTEAARLLLPGVREGFAALERACHTLNAEDDILRMKAPSTLTMRWLLARLSRFRALQPGNEVQLTSAWMNIDEVDFNQEPFDCAVLLSFGHFPADWEACYLFPELLIPVGAPNLLEDGPWDAARLATAELLHPTPDRRDWRSWLERMGLSSQVSLKGGQVFDTLELGMIAAARGYGVSMGDLLMVAEDVAQGRLSLPWPTAVASGESYYLVWPKTRPGGERLRRLAEFLQAEVDAMDLPYVERLNQGQTGP; encoded by the coding sequence ATGTCGCGTCGTCTTCCTCCGCTTTATGCCTTGCGGGCCTTCGAAGCCGCTTCTCGGCACAACTCCTTTACCCGCGCGGCGCAGGAGCTGTCCATTACGCAAAGTGCAGTGAGCCGACATGTCCGCACGCTGGAGGAGCACTTCGCTTGCCGCCTGTTCCAGCGCAATGGTCGAACCTTGCAGCTCACTGAAGCGGCGCGCCTGTTGTTGCCGGGCGTGCGCGAAGGCTTCGCCGCACTGGAGCGTGCCTGCCATACCCTGAACGCAGAAGATGACATCCTGCGCATGAAGGCGCCGTCGACCCTGACCATGCGCTGGTTGCTGGCGCGGCTCAGTCGCTTCCGGGCCTTGCAGCCGGGCAATGAGGTGCAATTGACCAGCGCCTGGATGAACATTGACGAAGTGGACTTCAACCAGGAGCCCTTCGATTGCGCGGTGCTGCTGAGCTTCGGCCATTTTCCGGCGGACTGGGAGGCGTGTTATCTGTTCCCGGAATTGCTGATTCCCGTGGGCGCGCCGAACCTGCTGGAGGATGGCCCATGGGACGCGGCCCGCCTGGCCACTGCCGAATTGTTGCACCCCACGCCCGACCGTCGCGATTGGCGCAGTTGGCTGGAGCGCATGGGGCTGTCGTCCCAGGTGTCGCTCAAGGGTGGCCAGGTCTTCGATACCCTCGAACTCGGCATGATCGCCGCCGCCCGAGGCTACGGCGTGTCCATGGGGGACTTGCTGATGGTGGCCGAAGACGTGGCCCAGGGCCGGCTTAGCCTGCCATGGCCAACCGCCGTGGCCAGTGGCGAGAGCTACTACCTGGTCTGGCCGAAGACCCGCCCTGGCGGCGAGCGCTTGCGGCGGCTGGCGGAGTTTCTGCAGGCGGAAGTCGACGCCATGGACTTGCCCTATGTTGAACGGCTCAATCAAGGGCAAACAGGACCCTGA
- a CDS encoding putative bifunctional diguanylate cyclase/phosphodiesterase, which translates to MSTPVEPLRLLLLADEPAWAALLRECLAPMGDGAVLISAPNWASVSRLFDDDQSAVLLTTPSLQPGPGRCSLPCVLLLEQEPRVAPLGVSDWLVRDGLDADTLRRCLRHVRERGLLENTLQRLAEQDPLTGIANRQGFQTLLTARLAENEGRGLALGHLDLDNFRHANDALGHQAGDRLILQVVSRLKSQLEAGDQLARLGSDEFALLIDTRRAPQRAEWMAERITEVMAEPYWVDGESLLIGCSLGVAHARARAGADPLMWHAHIAMQQAKSTQGCTFHIFNERINRNARSLADLESELRRALRRDELELHYQPRLDLDDGHIVGLEALVRWRHGERGLLPPSEFVPLAEQSGLIVPLGYWVISRALRDMQDLRERGLPPLHMAVNLSFRQFQDSQLLSTLSRLIAERGVEAQWLEFELTETAVMRRSDLVKQTMDALGRLGVRFSLDDFGTGFSSFVHLNSLPIALLKIDKSFVGGMEEREENRKLVHAMINLAHNLNLEVVAEGVETPEQLALLRLFGCDQAQGYLISKPLPLPELVDYLTFAKGQQALLG; encoded by the coding sequence TTGTCTACGCCTGTCGAACCCTTGCGTTTGCTGCTGCTGGCCGATGAGCCCGCGTGGGCAGCGTTGTTGCGCGAGTGCCTGGCGCCGATGGGCGATGGGGCTGTGCTGATCAGTGCGCCAAATTGGGCATCCGTGAGTCGTCTGTTCGATGACGACCAGAGCGCCGTGCTATTGACCACGCCCAGTCTGCAACCCGGCCCTGGCCGTTGCAGCTTGCCGTGCGTGTTGCTGCTGGAGCAGGAACCGCGGGTAGCCCCCCTTGGTGTCAGCGATTGGCTGGTCCGTGATGGATTGGACGCCGACACACTGCGCCGCTGCCTGCGCCATGTGCGCGAGCGTGGGCTGCTGGAAAATACCCTGCAGCGCCTGGCCGAACAGGACCCGCTCACCGGCATCGCCAACCGCCAGGGCTTCCAGACCCTGCTGACCGCGCGGTTGGCCGAGAATGAAGGGCGCGGCCTGGCCCTGGGTCACCTGGACCTCGACAACTTTCGCCATGCCAACGATGCGCTTGGCCACCAGGCCGGCGACCGGTTGATCCTGCAAGTGGTCTCGCGGCTCAAGAGCCAGCTCGAAGCCGGGGACCAACTGGCGCGCCTGGGCAGCGACGAATTCGCCCTGTTGATCGACACCCGCCGTGCGCCCCAGCGTGCCGAGTGGATGGCCGAGCGCATCACCGAAGTCATGGCCGAACCCTACTGGGTGGATGGCGAAAGCCTGCTGATCGGTTGCAGCCTGGGCGTGGCACATGCCCGTGCCCGTGCGGGCGCCGACCCGTTGATGTGGCACGCCCATATCGCCATGCAACAAGCCAAAAGCACCCAGGGCTGCACCTTTCATATCTTCAACGAACGTATCAACCGCAACGCGCGCAGCCTCGCCGACCTGGAAAGCGAGCTGCGCCGCGCCTTGCGTCGTGATGAGCTGGAGCTGCATTACCAGCCACGGCTTGACCTGGACGACGGGCATATCGTCGGCCTGGAAGCCCTGGTGCGCTGGCGCCATGGCGAGCGTGGCCTGCTGCCGCCGAGCGAATTCGTGCCCTTGGCCGAGCAAAGCGGCCTGATCGTCCCTTTGGGTTATTGGGTCATTTCCCGCGCTCTTCGCGACATGCAGGACCTGCGCGAACGTGGCCTGCCGCCGTTGCACATGGCGGTCAACCTGTCGTTCCGACAGTTTCAGGACAGTCAGTTGCTCTCGACCCTCAGCCGGCTGATTGCCGAGCGGGGCGTGGAGGCGCAATGGCTGGAGTTCGAACTCACCGAAACCGCCGTGATGCGCCGCAGCGACCTGGTCAAGCAGACCATGGACGCCCTCGGCCGCCTCGGTGTGCGGTTTTCCCTGGATGATTTCGGCACCGGTTTCTCCTCGTTCGTGCACCTCAACAGCCTGCCGATTGCCTTGTTGAAGATCGACAAGAGCTTTGTCGGCGGCATGGAAGAGCGCGAAGAGAACCGCAAGTTGGTGCATGCCATGATCAACCTGGCCCACAACCTCAACCTGGAAGTGGTTGCCGAAGGTGTGGAAACTCCCGAGCAGCTTGCGTTGTTGCGCTTGTTCGGGTGTGACCAGGCCCAGGGTTATTTGATCAGCAAGCCACTGCCGTTGCCGGAATTGGTCGATTACCTGACGTTCGCGAAGGGCCAGCAGGCGCTGCTGGGCTAA